The following are encoded together in the Streptomyces sp. NBC_01465 genome:
- a CDS encoding NAD(P)H-dependent glycerol-3-phosphate dehydrogenase, with product MTRAAVFGTGSWGTAFGTVLADAGCDVTLVGRRPELVEAINTTRTNPDYFPGLELPAALRATTDPAEAAEGAEFAVFAVPSQTLRANLASWAELFAADTVLVSLMKGIELGTAKRMSEVIEEVAKVPSERIAVVSGPNLAKEIASRMPAAAVVACTDEAVAQRLQAACHTPYFRPYTITDVIGCELGGAVKNVIGLAVGIADGMGLGDNAKGSLITRGLAETTRLGLAMGADPLTFSGLAGLGDLVATCSSPLSRNHTFGLNLGRGMTLQETIAVTKQTAEGVKSCESVADLARRHGVEMPIADTVVDIVHNGKPPLVALKELMGRSAKAERR from the coding sequence GTGACCCGAGCAGCCGTATTCGGAACCGGATCGTGGGGCACCGCCTTCGGCACGGTGCTCGCCGATGCGGGGTGCGACGTGACCCTCGTGGGTCGCCGCCCCGAACTCGTCGAGGCCATCAACACCACGCGTACCAACCCCGACTACTTCCCCGGGCTCGAACTCCCCGCGGCTCTGCGCGCCACGACGGATCCCGCCGAGGCCGCGGAGGGCGCCGAGTTCGCGGTGTTCGCCGTGCCCTCGCAGACGCTGCGCGCGAATCTCGCCTCCTGGGCCGAACTGTTCGCCGCCGACACCGTCCTCGTCTCATTGATGAAGGGCATCGAACTCGGCACCGCCAAGCGCATGAGCGAGGTGATCGAGGAGGTCGCCAAGGTCCCCTCCGAGCGCATCGCCGTCGTCTCCGGGCCCAACCTGGCCAAGGAGATCGCCAGCCGGATGCCGGCCGCCGCGGTGGTCGCCTGCACCGACGAAGCCGTCGCGCAGCGGCTCCAGGCCGCCTGCCACACCCCGTACTTCCGCCCGTACACGATCACCGACGTCATCGGCTGCGAGCTGGGCGGCGCGGTGAAGAACGTGATCGGCCTGGCGGTCGGCATCGCGGACGGCATGGGGCTCGGCGACAACGCCAAGGGCTCCCTCATCACGCGCGGTCTGGCCGAGACGACGCGTCTGGGCCTCGCGATGGGCGCCGACCCGCTGACCTTCTCCGGCCTCGCGGGCCTCGGCGACCTGGTCGCCACCTGCTCCTCGCCGCTCTCCCGCAACCACACCTTCGGCCTCAACCTCGGCCGCGGGATGACGCTCCAGGAGACCATCGCGGTCACCAAGCAGACCGCCGAGGGCGTCAAGTCCTGTGAGTCCGTGGCCGATCTGGCCCGGCGCCACGGCGTCGAGATGCCGATCGCCGACACGGTGGTCGACATCGTCCACAACGGGAAGCCCCCGCTCGTGGCGCTCAAGGAGCTGATGGGCCGCAGCGCCAAGGCCGAGCGCCGCTGA
- a CDS encoding DAK2 domain-containing protein, with protein MPQIPDDLDAVAVRTWCSLALDALGSDREEIDAINVYPVADGDTGTNLYLTLESASQAVEAVFTGYGAETPETADVIRAMAHGALIGARGNSGTILSQLLRGMSEVLAEPEGEQDHAVLLRRALRTAATSAYRAVAHPVEGTMLTVATAAADAAESAGGGCAEVARAAYDGAREALRETPGQLAVLGRAGVVDAGGRGLVDVLAALVGALTGETPAAQGRGHGVLVEAADCAADPEEGGPAFEVIYLLEAEDEAVARLRTRLDALGESLVVVGGDGLWNVHVHVDDAGAAVEAGVEAGRPYRIRITHFAAAAVEAREQIQRAVVAVVPGAGLAELCSEAGATTVLARPGEPPASGELVDAIRRAHAREVVLLPNDADLRHTAAAAAEQMRTEGVRVALIPTRAAVQGIAALAVHEPERRFDEDVVAMTAAARTTRYAELAVAERQSWTSAGICQAGDVLGLIDGDVAVIGADVATTAETVLHRMLAAGGELVTLVVGEGVPDSVAEGLEAYVRERHLAVDTVVYAGGPQAAPLLIGVE; from the coding sequence GTGCCGCAGATCCCCGACGATCTCGATGCCGTCGCGGTACGCACCTGGTGCTCGCTCGCGCTCGACGCACTGGGCAGCGACCGCGAGGAGATCGACGCGATCAATGTCTATCCGGTCGCGGACGGGGACACCGGAACCAACCTCTATCTGACCCTGGAATCCGCCTCCCAGGCGGTCGAGGCGGTCTTCACGGGGTACGGCGCCGAAACCCCGGAGACGGCTGACGTGATCCGCGCGATGGCCCACGGGGCGCTGATCGGGGCCCGGGGGAACTCCGGGACGATCCTGTCGCAGCTGCTGCGGGGGATGTCCGAGGTGCTGGCGGAGCCGGAGGGTGAGCAGGATCACGCCGTACTGCTGCGGCGGGCGCTGCGCACGGCGGCCACATCGGCGTACCGGGCGGTCGCGCACCCGGTCGAGGGCACGATGCTGACGGTGGCGACCGCGGCCGCCGATGCGGCGGAGTCGGCGGGCGGCGGCTGCGCGGAGGTGGCGCGGGCGGCGTACGACGGCGCACGGGAGGCGCTGCGGGAGACCCCGGGGCAGCTGGCCGTGCTGGGGCGCGCGGGCGTCGTGGACGCGGGCGGGCGGGGTCTGGTGGATGTGCTGGCCGCGCTGGTGGGCGCGCTGACCGGGGAGACGCCGGCCGCGCAGGGGCGGGGCCACGGGGTGCTCGTGGAGGCCGCCGACTGCGCGGCGGACCCGGAGGAGGGCGGCCCGGCCTTCGAGGTGATCTATCTGCTGGAGGCGGAGGACGAGGCGGTGGCCCGGCTCCGTACGCGCCTGGACGCACTCGGCGAATCGCTGGTCGTGGTCGGCGGCGACGGGCTGTGGAACGTTCATGTGCACGTGGACGACGCCGGAGCCGCGGTTGAGGCGGGGGTCGAGGCGGGGCGCCCGTACCGGATCCGCATCACCCACTTCGCCGCCGCGGCAGTCGAGGCGCGCGAGCAGATCCAGCGCGCGGTGGTGGCGGTCGTCCCCGGCGCGGGGCTCGCGGAGCTGTGCTCGGAGGCGGGCGCGACGACCGTGCTCGCACGCCCCGGGGAGCCGCCCGCCAGCGGAGAACTCGTCGACGCGATCCGCCGGGCGCACGCCCGCGAGGTGGTCCTCCTGCCGAACGACGCGGACCTGCGCCACACGGCTGCGGCGGCCGCGGAGCAGATGCGTACGGAGGGCGTACGGGTCGCGCTCATTCCCACGCGGGCGGCCGTCCAGGGGATCGCGGCCCTGGCCGTCCACGAGCCGGAGCGCCGCTTCGACGAGGACGTGGTGGCGATGACGGCGGCGGCCCGCACGACGCGCTACGCCGAACTGGCCGTCGCGGAACGGCAGTCGTGGACGTCGGCGGGCATCTGCCAGGCCGGCGACGTGCTGGGCCTGATCGACGGCGACGTGGCGGTGATCGGCGCGGACGTGGCGACAACGGCAGAGACGGTGCTGCACCGGATGCTGGCGGCGGGCGGGGAACTGGTCACGCTGGTGGTGGGGGAGGGTGTGCCGGACTCGGTGGCGGAGGGGCTTGAGGCGTACGTACGCGAACGCCACCTGGCGGTGGACACGGTGGTCTATGCGGGGGGTCCCCAGGCGGCGCCACTGCTGATCGGCGTCGAATAG
- a CDS encoding DUF3515 domain-containing protein, whose product MTSSRRRLLSLPATALLLAAAGCSAGGAPQVSVPKPPAGEAAYCKALAKVLPETVAGLKRSDVEPKSELTAGWGDNAAIVLRCGVPRPEKMDDPNALGVEADGVKWMLEQLNSGPRFTTTYRKVYVEVALEKKYDHDVTPLSDFAAAVAKTVPLTVKA is encoded by the coding sequence GTGACTTCATCGCGCCGCCGGCTCCTCTCTCTTCCCGCCACAGCACTGCTGCTCGCCGCGGCGGGCTGCTCGGCGGGCGGCGCTCCTCAGGTCTCCGTCCCCAAGCCGCCCGCCGGTGAGGCCGCGTACTGCAAGGCGCTCGCCAAGGTGCTGCCGGAGACCGTCGCGGGGCTGAAGCGGAGCGATGTCGAGCCGAAGTCCGAACTGACCGCCGGCTGGGGGGACAACGCCGCGATCGTACTGCGCTGCGGTGTCCCCCGGCCCGAGAAGATGGACGACCCGAACGCGCTGGGCGTCGAGGCGGACGGCGTGAAGTGGATGCTGGAGCAGCTGAACAGCGGTCCGCGGTTCACCACGACCTACCGCAAGGTGTACGTCGAGGTCGCACTGGAGAAGAAGTACGACCACGACGTGACTCCTCTGTCGGACTTCGCGGCGGCGGTCGCCAAGACCGTCCCGCTCACCGTGAAGGCGTGA
- a CDS encoding lysophospholipid acyltransferase family protein, which translates to MSRRRIGFWYRLAAVISKPPLIVLFKRDWSGMENIPADGGFITAVNHNSYLDMFSYGHFQYNSGRVPRFLAKAGLFKAPVVGTLLRGTRQIPVYRESSSAFGAFRAAVEAVESGECVAFYPEGTLTRDPGQWPMTAKSGVARAALLTRAPVIPVAQWGANLAMPPYAKEKKFRFFPRKTLQVKAGPPVDLARFYDKEATPEVLKEATEVIMAAITVILEELRGEKAPAEPYDHRKVRAEERRKAAGEGSK; encoded by the coding sequence GTGTCCCGCCGCAGAATCGGCTTCTGGTACCGCCTGGCGGCGGTCATCTCCAAGCCGCCGCTGATTGTTCTGTTCAAGCGGGACTGGAGCGGAATGGAGAACATTCCGGCCGACGGCGGATTTATCACGGCCGTCAATCACAACTCGTATCTCGACATGTTCTCCTACGGCCACTTCCAGTACAACAGCGGCCGAGTTCCCCGATTCCTCGCCAAGGCAGGCCTCTTCAAGGCCCCCGTCGTAGGAACCCTGCTGCGCGGCACCCGCCAGATCCCCGTGTACCGCGAGTCCTCCAGCGCCTTCGGCGCCTTCCGCGCCGCCGTCGAGGCCGTCGAGAGCGGCGAATGCGTCGCGTTCTACCCCGAGGGCACGCTCACCCGGGACCCCGGCCAGTGGCCGATGACCGCCAAGTCCGGTGTCGCACGCGCCGCGCTGCTCACCCGTGCCCCCGTCATCCCGGTGGCCCAGTGGGGCGCCAACCTGGCGATGCCGCCGTACGCCAAGGAGAAGAAGTTCCGCTTCTTCCCGCGCAAGACCCTCCAGGTGAAGGCCGGTCCGCCGGTCGACCTCGCACGCTTCTACGACAAGGAAGCGACGCCCGAGGTCCTGAAGGAGGCGACCGAGGTCATCATGGCCGCGATCACCGTCATCCTGGAGGAGTTGCGCGGCGAGAAGGCGCCCGCCGAGCCGTACGACCACCGCAAGGTCCGCGCAGAAGAGCGGCGCAAGGCCGCGGGGGAGGGCTCCAAGTGA
- a CDS encoding Lrp/AsnC family transcriptional regulator — protein sequence MVQAYILIQTEVGKASTVADLIGKIPGVIQAEDVTGPYDVIVRAQADTVDELGRMVVARVQQVDGITRTLTCPVVHL from the coding sequence GTGGTACAGGCGTACATCCTCATCCAGACCGAAGTGGGAAAGGCGTCGACTGTCGCCGATCTCATCGGGAAGATCCCCGGGGTCATACAGGCCGAGGACGTGACAGGACCGTACGACGTGATCGTGCGCGCCCAGGCCGACACCGTCGACGAACTCGGTCGCATGGTGGTCGCCAGAGTCCAGCAGGTGGACGGCATCACCCGCACCCTGACCTGCCCGGTGGTGCACCTGTAG
- the rpmB gene encoding 50S ribosomal protein L28 yields the protein MAANCDVCGKGPGFGNNISHSHRRTSRRWNPNIQRVRAVVGRTPKRLNVCTSCIKAGKVSR from the coding sequence GTGGCTGCCAACTGCGACGTCTGTGGCAAGGGCCCCGGCTTCGGCAACAACATTTCGCACTCGCACCGCCGTACGTCCCGTCGCTGGAACCCCAACATCCAGCGCGTGCGTGCAGTGGTCGGTCGGACGCCGAAGCGGCTCAACGTCTGCACCTCGTGCATCAAGGCCGGCAAGGTCTCGCGCTAA
- the thiD gene encoding bifunctional hydroxymethylpyrimidine kinase/phosphomethylpyrimidine kinase, with amino-acid sequence MNHPPLVLTVAGSDSGGGAGIQADLKTMLALGVHGMSVLTAVTAQNSLGVQGAWELPADAVRAQYRAVVDDIGVDAVKTGMLATAELVETVAELLAGTDAPVVVDPVGVSKHGDPLLAASALDSVRRKLLPVATVATPNLDEVAQLTGVHVEAEADLVRAAGAILEYGPRWALIKGGHLAGEAVDLLTDGTEEHWLRAPRLDNRHTHGTGCTLASAVASYLARGLSVPEAVAAAKEYVTGAIAAGFPLGGGIGPVDHGWRFRTG; translated from the coding sequence ATGAACCACCCCCCTCTCGTACTGACGGTCGCCGGATCGGACTCCGGCGGCGGGGCCGGCATCCAGGCCGACCTCAAGACGATGCTGGCGCTCGGCGTGCACGGCATGAGCGTGCTCACCGCGGTCACCGCGCAGAACTCGCTGGGCGTGCAGGGCGCGTGGGAGCTTCCGGCCGACGCGGTACGGGCCCAGTACCGGGCGGTCGTCGACGACATCGGCGTCGACGCGGTGAAGACCGGGATGCTGGCGACGGCCGAGCTCGTCGAGACGGTCGCGGAGCTGCTGGCCGGCACCGACGCCCCGGTCGTGGTGGACCCTGTGGGCGTCTCCAAGCACGGGGATCCGCTGCTCGCGGCATCGGCGCTCGATTCCGTACGCAGGAAGCTGCTGCCGGTGGCGACCGTGGCCACGCCCAACCTCGACGAGGTGGCCCAGCTGACCGGGGTGCACGTCGAGGCGGAGGCGGACCTGGTGCGGGCTGCCGGGGCGATTCTGGAGTACGGGCCGCGCTGGGCGCTCATCAAGGGCGGGCATCTCGCCGGTGAGGCGGTGGACCTGCTGACGGACGGCACCGAGGAGCACTGGCTGCGGGCGCCGAGGCTCGACAACCGTCATACGCACGGGACGGGGTGCACGCTGGCCTCGGCGGTCGCTTCGTACCTGGCGCGCGGGCTTTCGGTCCCTGAGGCGGTGGCGGCCGCCAAGGAGTACGTCACGGGCGCGATCGCGGCGGGCTTCCCGCTCGGCGGCGGGATCGGGCCGGTCGACCACGGGTGGCGGTTCCGTACCGGCTGA
- a CDS encoding thiamine-phosphate kinase has product MKGTVGELGEFGLIRELTSRLTTTPAVKLGPGDDAAVVAAPDRRVVASTDILIEGRHFRRDWSTAYDVGRKAAAQNLADIAAMGAVPTAILLGLVVPAELPAAWPVELMDGIRDECQVAGAAVVGGDVVRGDTITVSITALGDLRNHEPVLRSGAQPGDVVAVTGWLGWSAAGFAVLSRGFRSPRAFVEAHRRPEPPYHAGPAAAGLGATAMTDVSDGLVADLGHIAEASKVRIDLRAGLIDIPSQMNDIGQAVGVDPLQWVLTGGEDHAIVATFPPDVKLPARWKVIGEVLNPSALPQVTVDGAPWTSKGGWDHFSGDGS; this is encoded by the coding sequence ATGAAGGGCACCGTGGGGGAGCTCGGGGAATTCGGGCTGATCAGAGAGCTCACCTCCCGGCTCACCACCACTCCGGCGGTGAAGCTGGGACCGGGCGACGACGCCGCGGTCGTGGCCGCACCCGACCGGAGAGTCGTGGCGAGCACGGACATCCTGATCGAGGGGCGGCACTTCCGCCGCGACTGGTCGACCGCGTACGACGTCGGGCGCAAGGCGGCCGCGCAGAATCTCGCCGACATCGCCGCCATGGGCGCGGTGCCCACGGCGATCCTGCTCGGCCTCGTCGTACCCGCCGAACTGCCCGCCGCCTGGCCCGTCGAGCTGATGGACGGAATCCGCGACGAGTGCCAGGTCGCGGGCGCCGCCGTGGTCGGCGGCGATGTGGTGCGCGGGGACACGATCACCGTCTCCATCACGGCACTTGGGGATCTGCGCAACCACGAGCCGGTGCTCCGGTCCGGTGCGCAGCCGGGCGATGTCGTCGCCGTCACCGGGTGGTTGGGGTGGTCGGCGGCCGGATTCGCCGTCCTGTCACGGGGGTTCCGCTCGCCGCGCGCCTTCGTCGAGGCACACCGCAGGCCCGAACCGCCGTACCACGCGGGACCCGCGGCCGCCGGGCTCGGCGCCACCGCGATGACCGATGTGAGCGACGGGCTCGTCGCCGACCTCGGTCATATCGCCGAGGCCAGCAAGGTCCGTATCGATCTGCGGGCCGGACTCATCGACATCCCCTCGCAGATGAACGACATCGGTCAGGCGGTCGGCGTCGACCCGCTGCAGTGGGTGCTCACCGGGGGAGAGGACCACGCGATCGTGGCGACCTTCCCGCCGGACGTGAAGCTGCCCGCCCGCTGGAAGGTCATCGGCGAGGTCCTCAACCCCTCCGCGCTGCCCCAGGTGACGGTCGACGGAGCGCCCTGGACGAGCAAGGGCGGCTGGGACCACTTCTCAGGAGACGGATCATGA
- a CDS encoding HU family DNA-binding protein, with protein MNKAQLVEAIADKVGGRQQAADAVDAVLDAIVRAVVNGDRVSVTGFGSFEKVDRPARYARNPQTGERVRVKKTSVPRFRAGQGFKDLVSGSKKLPKNDVAVKKAPKGSLSGGSSTRTTVKKAAAAKKTTAKKTVAKKAAPAKKAAVAKKATPAKKATAVKKAAAAKKTTAKKAAPAKKATAKKATAKKTAPAKKAVAKKAPAKKATARKTTAKKATARKK; from the coding sequence GTGAACAAGGCGCAGCTCGTAGAAGCGATTGCCGACAAGGTCGGTGGCCGTCAGCAGGCCGCAGACGCTGTCGACGCGGTGCTCGACGCGATCGTCCGTGCAGTGGTCAACGGCGACCGTGTCTCCGTGACGGGCTTCGGCTCGTTCGAGAAGGTCGACCGCCCGGCCCGCTACGCCCGCAACCCGCAGACGGGTGAGCGCGTCCGGGTCAAGAAGACCTCGGTGCCTCGCTTCCGCGCGGGTCAGGGCTTCAAGGACCTGGTCAGCGGCTCGAAGAAGCTCCCGAAGAACGACGTGGCCGTCAAGAAGGCCCCCAAGGGCAGCCTCTCGGGCGGTTCTTCCACCCGTACGACCGTCAAGAAGGCCGCGGCGGCCAAGAAGACCACCGCCAAGAAGACGGTCGCGAAGAAGGCGGCTCCCGCCAAGAAGGCAGCCGTAGCCAAGAAGGCCACCCCGGCCAAGAAGGCGACCGCCGTCAAGAAGGCCGCTGCGGCCAAGAAGACGACGGCCAAGAAGGCTGCTCCGGCGAAGAAGGCCACTGCGAAGAAGGCCACCGCCAAGAAGACCGCCCCCGCCAAGAAGGCTGTGGCGAAGAAGGCCCCGGCCAAGAAGGCCACGGCGCGCAAGACCACGGCCAAGAAGGCCACCGCGCGCAAGAAGTAA
- the cofC gene encoding 2-phospho-L-lactate guanylyltransferase: MPNSDRTAAWSLVVPLKPLPLAKSRLAAAAGDALRPGLALAFAQDTVAAALACSAVRDVAVVTDDPLAAGELAALGARIVPDALSAGLNAALAHGARSVRAMNPSAAVAALNADLPALRPEELQRVLDIAATFPRAFLADAAGIGTTLLSSAPGTELNPAFGGPSRLRHSATGAAEILLDGVDSVRRDVDTGDDLRAAATLGLGPYTALRYAPLAGQ; this comes from the coding sequence ATGCCGAACTCGGATCGGACCGCAGCCTGGTCCCTGGTCGTACCCCTGAAGCCCTTGCCGCTGGCGAAAAGCAGGCTCGCGGCGGCGGCGGGTGATGCCCTGCGGCCCGGGCTCGCGCTGGCCTTCGCGCAGGACACCGTGGCTGCCGCGCTGGCGTGTTCGGCCGTACGCGATGTGGCGGTCGTCACGGACGATCCGCTGGCCGCCGGGGAACTGGCCGCGCTGGGTGCCCGAATAGTGCCGGATGCCCTTTCGGCGGGCCTCAACGCCGCTCTGGCGCACGGAGCACGCTCCGTGAGGGCCATGAACCCCTCGGCCGCCGTCGCGGCCCTCAACGCCGATCTGCCGGCTCTGCGGCCCGAGGAATTGCAACGCGTGCTCGATATCGCGGCCACCTTTCCGCGCGCTTTTCTGGCCGATGCGGCGGGAATCGGTACGACATTGCTGTCCTCGGCCCCCGGTACGGAATTGAACCCGGCTTTCGGCGGCCCGTCCCGGCTGCGGCATTCGGCGACGGGGGCGGCGGAAATCCTGCTGGACGGGGTGGATTCGGTCCGCCGGGACGTGGACACCGGGGACGACCTGCGGGCGGCCGCGACCCTGGGCCTCGGCCCGTACACGGCTCTGCGCTACGCCCCGCTCGCCGGTCAGTAA
- a CDS encoding D-alanine--D-alanine ligase family protein has protein sequence MSSENLPQSPDQQRRKPRVAVVFGGRSSEHGVSIVTAGAILRAIDRTKYDVLPIGITTDGRWALTADEPERMAVTDRRMPTIAEIAESTEGAVVLPVDPGNREVVYSEQGSVPKALGEVDVVFPMLHGPYGEDGTLQGLLELSGIPYVGAGVLASAVGQDKEYMKRVFISYGLKVGPYEVVRPREWKLDPAAARKKIVDFAGEHGWPLFIKPARGGSSMGITKVDSLEGLDEAVEEAQRHDPKILVESLLRGREIECGVLEFEDGPRASVPAEIPPVTAHDFYDFEAKYIDSATGLVPAPLTPEQTAEVQRLAVEAFDAVSCEGLVRADFFLTEDGEFVINEINTMPGFTPISMYPRMWQESGVGYQELVDRLIQAALNRSTGLR, from the coding sequence ATGAGCAGCGAGAACCTCCCCCAGAGCCCTGATCAGCAGCGTCGCAAGCCGCGTGTGGCGGTCGTCTTCGGCGGACGCAGCTCCGAACACGGCGTATCGATCGTCACAGCGGGCGCCATCCTGCGCGCCATCGACCGGACCAAGTACGACGTGCTGCCCATCGGCATCACGACGGACGGCCGCTGGGCGCTCACCGCCGACGAGCCGGAGCGGATGGCCGTCACCGACCGCCGTATGCCGACCATCGCGGAGATCGCGGAGTCCACCGAGGGGGCCGTGGTGCTCCCGGTCGACCCGGGCAACCGCGAAGTGGTCTACAGCGAGCAGGGTTCCGTGCCCAAGGCGCTGGGCGAGGTCGACGTCGTCTTCCCGATGCTGCACGGCCCGTACGGCGAGGACGGCACCCTCCAGGGGCTTCTGGAGCTCTCCGGGATCCCGTACGTCGGCGCGGGCGTTCTCGCCTCCGCCGTCGGGCAGGACAAGGAGTACATGAAGCGGGTCTTCATCTCGTACGGGCTCAAGGTCGGCCCCTACGAGGTCGTCCGCCCCCGCGAGTGGAAGCTCGACCCCGCCGCCGCCCGCAAGAAGATCGTGGACTTCGCCGGAGAGCACGGCTGGCCGCTCTTCATCAAGCCCGCCCGCGGCGGCTCCTCGATGGGCATCACCAAGGTCGACTCCCTCGAAGGCCTCGACGAGGCGGTCGAGGAGGCCCAGCGCCACGACCCCAAGATCCTCGTCGAGTCGCTGCTGCGCGGCCGCGAGATCGAGTGCGGGGTGCTGGAGTTCGAGGACGGACCGCGTGCCAGCGTGCCCGCCGAGATCCCGCCGGTCACCGCGCACGACTTCTACGACTTCGAGGCGAAGTACATCGACTCGGCGACCGGGCTCGTGCCCGCCCCGCTGACCCCCGAGCAGACCGCCGAGGTGCAGCGCCTCGCGGTCGAGGCCTTCGACGCGGTGTCCTGCGAGGGTCTGGTCCGCGCGGACTTCTTCCTCACCGAGGACGGCGAGTTCGTCATCAACGAGATCAACACGATGCCGGGCTTCACGCCGATCTCGATGTACCCGCGCATGTGGCAGGAGAGCGGCGTCGGTTACCAGGAGCTGGTGGACCGGCTCATCCAGGCGGCCCTCAACCGCTCGACGGGGCTGCGCTGA